Proteins found in one Oryza glaberrima chromosome 4, OglaRS2, whole genome shotgun sequence genomic segment:
- the LOC127771773 gene encoding lectin encodes MTMTSTTTKAMAMAAAVLAAAAVAATNAQTCGKQNDGMICPHNLCCSQFGYCGLGRDYCGTGCQSGACCSSQRCGSQGGGATCSNNQCCSQYGYCGFGSEYCGSGCQNGPCRADIKCGRNANGELCPNNMCCSQWGYCGLGSEFCGNGCQSGACCPEKRCGKQAGGDKCPNNFCCSAGGYCGLGGNYCGSGCQSGGCYKGGDGMAAILANNQSVSFEGIIESVAELV; translated from the coding sequence ATGACCatgacgtcgacgacgacgaaggccatggcgatggcggccgcggtcctcgccgccgccgccgtcgcggcgacgAACGCGCAGACGTGCGGGAAGCAGAACGACGGCATGATCTGCCCGCACAACCTGTGCTGCAGCCAGTTCGGGTACTGCGGCCTCGGCCGCGACTACTGCGGCACGGGGTGCCAGAGCGGCGCCTGCTGCTCCAGCCAGCGCTGCGGCagccagggcggcggcgccacctgcTCCAACAACCAGTGCTGCAGCCAGTACGGCTACTGCGGCTTCGGCTCCGAGTACTGCGGCTCCGGGTGCCAGAACGGGCCGTGCCGCGCCGACATCAAGTGCGGCCGCAACGCCAACGGCGAGCTCTGCCCCAACAACATGTGCTGCAGCCAGTGGGGATACTGCGGCCTCGGCAGCGAGTTCTGCGGCAACGGATGCCAGAGCGGCGCGTGCTGCCCGGAGAAGCGGTGCGGCAAGCAGGCCGGCGGGGACAAGTGCCCCAACAACTTCTGCTGCAGCGCCGGCGGCTACTGCGGCCTCGGCGGCAACTACTGCGGCTCCGGCTGCCAGAGCGGCGGCTGCTACAAGGGTGGCGACGGCATGGCGGCCATCCTGGCTAACAACCAGAGCGTCTCTTTCGAAGGGATCATCGAGTCAGTGGCTGAGCTTGTGTAG